A DNA window from Patescibacteria group bacterium contains the following coding sequences:
- the rpmJ gene encoding 50S ribosomal protein L36 encodes MKVRASVKKICKDCKIIKRKGRVCCICENPKHKQRQG; translated from the coding sequence ATGAAAGTTAGAGCATCAGTAAAAAAAATTTGTAAAGATTGCAAAATTATTAAAAGAAAAGGTCGTGTTTGTTGTATTTGTGAAAATCCAAAACACAAACAGAGACAAGGTTAA
- the infA gene encoding translation initiation factor IF-1 yields MGNNTKENNTDSSKDFIEMRGEILELRPAGTFKVVLENDHEILAHLSGKMRMFKIRLLPGDKVKVQISPYDLSKGRITFRL; encoded by the coding sequence ATGGGAAATAATACAAAAGAAAACAACACAGACAGTTCAAAAGACTTTATTGAAATGAGAGGAGAAATTCTTGAACTCAGGCCAGCCGGCACATTTAAGGTTGTCCTTGAAAATGATCATGAAATTTTAGCTCATCTTTCTGGAAAAATGAGAATGTTTAAAATTCGATTACTACCAGGAGATAAAGTAAAAGTTCAAATTAGTCCTTACGATTTAAGTAAGGGGAGAATTACTTTTAGACTGTAG
- a CDS encoding class I SAM-dependent methyltransferase, which translates to MGQISVWENEYKGESKLVTKHDKPQATFLRFLKYYKKQIDKNFSSFKIFDAGCGTGRNSNHLASMGFRVSATDISNTAIKIAKERAKNENLEIEYFVSDLGKKIKFEANTFDLVIDVTSSNSLDEKGRDVFLSEVKRCLKPGGYFFVRGLCLDGDKNAKYLLKNNPGPEKNTYKMPVLGLVERVFTRDDFENTYSKYFKIEKLIKESGYTRFSGQNYKRNFWIAYLRKL; encoded by the coding sequence ATGGGACAAATTAGTGTTTGGGAAAATGAATACAAGGGAGAATCAAAACTAGTTACAAAACACGATAAACCCCAGGCAACTTTTCTTCGTTTTCTAAAATATTATAAAAAACAGATTGATAAAAATTTTTCTAGTTTTAAAATCTTTGATGCAGGATGTGGGACAGGGAGGAATTCAAACCACTTAGCCTCTATGGGTTTTAGGGTTAGTGCAACGGATATTTCAAATACTGCCATAAAAATAGCGAAAGAAAGAGCAAAAAATGAAAATCTAGAAATTGAATATTTTGTTTCCGACTTGGGAAAAAAAATAAAATTTGAAGCTAACACCTTCGATTTAGTGATTGATGTCACAAGCTCAAACTCACTTGATGAGAAGGGGAGAGATGTGTTCTTGAGTGAAGTAAAAAGATGTCTAAAACCCGGCGGATATTTTTTTGTAAGAGGATTGTGTTTGGATGGTGATAAAAATGCAAAATATTTACTTAAAAACAACCCTGGGCCAGAAAAAAATACCTATAAAATGCCTGTGTTGGGTCTTGTAGAAAGAGTTTTCACTAGAGACGACTTTGAAAATACGTATTCAAAATATTTTAAAATAGAAAAATTAATAAAAGAAAGTGGGTATACTAGATTTTCCGGACAAAATTATAAAAGAAACTTTTGGATAGCTTATTTAAGGAAACTATAA
- a CDS encoding alanine--tRNA ligase: MKASELRQKYLDFFKDRGHVIVPSASLLPENDPTTLFTGSGMQPMINYLLGETHPEGVRIVDSQKCFRAMDIDDVGDNRHTTMFEMLGNWSLGDYFKEKQIPWMFEFLTKDLGLDPKRLYISVYRGNEKYGLDKDNEAVSLWKNEFSNVGIEADAVDLAELNGMQDGRIFYYPEKENWWSRVGVPENMPVGEPGGPDSEMFWDFGDKLKLHEKSKWKDEPCHPACDCGRFLEIGNNVFMQFMKTADGFEPLKNQNIDFGGGLERLAVAVNDTPDIFMSDIFETLRAKIEEVTGKKYGENETETIAFRVIMDHLRGATFLIGDGAIPDNKDQGYFTRRLIRRAVRFAYDLDVKENFTSGVASVVIDEYGSYYTDMEEKREMIIAEISKEEDRFRKTLINGIKEFNEIVSAKKSSGQLLTSFEHEKQKKLLDSSNQKIRGDVAFKLFATFGFPVEMTVEMAEENGLTVDMTGFREELKKHQELSRTASAGKFKGGLADTSEETTKLHTTAHLLLEAMRRVLGDHVSQKGSNITAERLRYDFSHSEKLTTEQKQKIEDIINEQIGKGLSVSFEEVPLDVAKESGATGVFDSKYSDKVKVYTIGNKSDIFSKEICGGPHVDNIAKLGKFKIKKEESSSAGVRRIKAILE, encoded by the coding sequence ATGAAAGCAAGCGAATTGAGACAAAAATATCTAGATTTTTTTAAAGACAGAGGACATGTTATTGTTCCTAGCGCTTCTTTATTGCCTGAAAATGACCCTACAACACTTTTTACTGGCTCAGGAATGCAACCAATGATAAATTATTTGTTAGGAGAAACTCATCCTGAAGGGGTAAGAATAGTTGATTCTCAAAAATGTTTTAGAGCTATGGATATTGATGATGTTGGTGATAATAGACATACTACAATGTTTGAAATGCTTGGCAACTGGAGTCTTGGTGATTATTTTAAGGAAAAGCAGATTCCTTGGATGTTTGAATTTTTGACTAAAGACTTGGGCTTGGATCCAAAAAGATTGTATATTTCTGTTTACAGAGGTAATGAAAAATATGGTCTGGATAAAGACAATGAGGCTGTTAGTCTTTGGAAAAATGAATTTTCTAATGTTGGCATAGAAGCAGACGCTGTTGATTTGGCCGAGCTTAATGGAATGCAAGATGGCAGAATATTTTATTATCCAGAAAAAGAAAATTGGTGGTCACGAGTTGGTGTCCCTGAGAATATGCCAGTAGGTGAGCCTGGCGGACCTGATTCTGAGATGTTTTGGGATTTTGGTGATAAATTAAAACTTCACGAAAAATCAAAATGGAAAGACGAACCATGCCATCCAGCTTGCGATTGTGGTAGATTCCTTGAAATTGGAAATAATGTTTTTATGCAATTTATGAAAACTGCTGATGGTTTTGAACCATTAAAAAATCAAAATATTGATTTTGGTGGAGGACTTGAAAGACTAGCTGTCGCCGTAAATGATACTCCTGATATTTTTATGTCGGATATATTTGAAACACTAAGAGCAAAAATCGAAGAAGTTACAGGTAAAAAATATGGAGAAAATGAAACAGAAACTATCGCTTTTAGAGTGATAATGGACCATTTAAGAGGGGCTACGTTCCTGATAGGTGATGGTGCTATTCCTGATAATAAAGATCAGGGGTATTTTACTAGAAGATTGATTAGGAGGGCAGTGCGTTTTGCTTATGACCTGGACGTAAAAGAAAATTTCACATCAGGTGTTGCAAGTGTAGTTATCGATGAATATGGAAGTTATTACACCGACATGGAAGAAAAACGTGAAATGATTATTGCGGAGATAAGCAAAGAAGAAGATAGGTTTAGAAAAACATTAATCAATGGCATAAAAGAGTTTAATGAAATTGTTTCTGCAAAAAAAAGTAGTGGACAGCTTTTAACTTCTTTTGAACATGAAAAACAAAAAAAGCTGCTTGATTCAAGTAATCAAAAAATTAGAGGTGATGTAGCCTTTAAGCTTTTTGCGACATTTGGATTTCCAGTTGAAATGACAGTTGAAATGGCAGAAGAAAATGGACTAACAGTTGATATGACGGGTTTCAGGGAAGAATTGAAAAAACACCAAGAACTCTCAAGAACAGCAAGCGCTGGAAAATTTAAAGGTGGCTTGGCTGATACATCTGAAGAGACAACAAAACTACATACAACCGCACATTTGCTTTTAGAAGCAATGAGAAGAGTTTTGGGTGATCATGTTAGTCAAAAAGGAAGCAACATAACAGCAGAAAGACTCCGATATGATTTTTCACATTCCGAAAAACTAACGACAGAACAAAAACAGAAAATTGAGGATATTATTAACGAGCAAATTGGGAAAGGCTTGTCTGTTTCTTTTGAAGAAGTCCCACTGGACGTGGCTAAAGAAAGTGGCGCGACAGGAGTTTTTGATTCAAAATATTCGGATAAAGTAAAAGTTTATACAATTGGCAATAAAAGTGATATTTTTTCAAAAGAAATTTGTGGAGGCCCTCATGTTGATAATATAGCAAAATTAGGTAAATTTAAAATAAAAAAGGAAGAAAGCTCCTCCGCAGGCGTCAGAAGGATAAAAGCTATTTTAGAATAA
- the rpsK gene encoding 30S ribosomal protein S11 produces the protein MKLEKKKAENAKKSKAKKKKKKILKQITSGKAFVKATYNNTIVTLTDLNGNVISWASAGVAGFKGPKKSTPYAAQIITRIAVGKAREIGLEEVSVFVKGVGSGRESAVRALNSNGLNVTSIKDITPVPHNGCRARKPRRV, from the coding sequence ATTAAGCTTGAAAAGAAAAAAGCTGAAAATGCCAAGAAATCAAAAGCCAAGAAAAAGAAAAAGAAAATTTTAAAACAAATTACTTCAGGGAAAGCTTTTGTTAAAGCTACTTATAATAATACAATCGTTACTTTAACTGATTTGAATGGTAATGTTATTTCTTGGGCATCGGCTGGTGTTGCCGGCTTTAAGGGTCCAAAAAAATCAACACCATATGCAGCACAGATTATAACAAGAATTGCAGTAGGAAAAGCTCGTGAGATAGGACTTGAAGAAGTTTCTGTTTTCGTAAAAGGTGTTGGCTCAGGAAGAGAATCTGCAGTTAGGGCTCTTAACTCAAACGGTTTAAATGTTACATCAATCAAGGATATCACTCCGGTTCCTCACAATGGTTGTAGAGCAAGAAAACCTAGAAGAGTATAA
- the rpsM gene encoding 30S ribosomal protein S13, whose product MAIRISGVTIPNHKKVEVALTYVYGIGPDKSKKILEKLKISPDLRVKDINEEDANKLRTEIEKSHKVEGDLRRDVASNVKRLKEINSYRGLRHTKKLSVRGQRTKTNSRTVRGGGKRVAVGGQKKATAQTT is encoded by the coding sequence ATGGCAATAAGAATTTCAGGGGTAACAATTCCAAATCACAAAAAAGTAGAAGTCGCTTTGACTTATGTTTATGGTATTGGTCCAGATAAATCAAAAAAAATATTGGAAAAATTGAAAATTAGCCCAGATTTAAGAGTAAAAGACATCAATGAAGAGGATGCCAACAAACTAAGGACTGAAATTGAAAAATCACACAAAGTTGAAGGTGATTTAAGAAGAGATGTTGCTTCAAATGTAAAAAGATTAAAAGAAATTAATTCATACAGAGGATTGAGACATACTAAAAAACTTTCTGTACGAGGACAGAGGACTAAAACTAACTCAAGAACTGTAAGGGGTGGTGGAAAAAGAGTTGCTGTTGGTGGACAAAAGAAAGCAACCGCGCAAACAACTTAA